One genomic segment of Ricinus communis isolate WT05 ecotype wild-type chromosome 5, ASM1957865v1, whole genome shotgun sequence includes these proteins:
- the LOC8259172 gene encoding ras-related protein RABA1f, translated as MGAYRADDDYDYLFKVVLIGDSGVGKSNLLSRFTRNEFSLESKSTIGVEFATRSIHVDDKVVKAQIWDTAGQERYRAITSAYYRGAVGALLVYDVTRHVTFENVERWLKELRDHTDANIVIMLVGNKADLRHLRAVTIEDATAFAQRQNTFFMETSALESMNVENAFTEVLTQIYRVVSRKALDIGDDPAALPRGQTINVGSRDDVSAVKKAGCCSS; from the exons atgggaGCATACAGAGCGGATGATGATTATGACTATTTGTTCAAGGTGGTATTGATTGGAGATTCAGGTGTTGGCAAATCTAATCTCTTATCTCGTTTTACCAGAAATGAATTCAGCCTTGAATCCAAATCCACAATCGGAGTTGAATTCGCTACCCGCAGTATACACGTTGATGATAAGGTTGTCAAGGCCCAGATTTGGGATACTGCTGGCCAAGAAAG GTATCGTGCCATCACAAGTGCATACTATCGAGGTGCCGTTGGAGCTTTACTTGTATATGATGTCACTCGCCATGTTACATTTGAGAATGTAGAGAGATGGCTAAAGGAGCTCCGGGATCACACGGATGCCAACATTGTGATCATGCTGGTAGGAAACAAGGCCGACCTGCGTCATCTGCGAGCTGTTACCATAGAAGACGCCACAGCATTTGCCCAGCGTCAGAATACCTTTTTCATGGAGACATCTGCTCTCGAGTCCATGAATGTGGAGAATGCATTCACAGAGGTGCTGACCCAGATATACCGAGTTGTAAGCAGGAAGGCTCTTGACATTGGAGATGACCCAGCAGCTTTGCCCAGAGGGCAGACAATCAATGTTGGATCAAGAGATGACGTCTCAGCTGTTAAAAAGGCTGGATGCTGCTCATCTTAA
- the LOC8259171 gene encoding uncharacterized protein LOC8259171, with product MADSPQNQPPPPSSSKIPSEIRDGNKTNFSGQKVHYPNPPDASNPDPATLREQWRFAIKQYSRWYSHAWGTAILAGLSFFALGWIIKGSNPLPSFKNDDSPSTSSPPEDDNKAQR from the coding sequence ATGGCAGATTCCCCTCAAAACCAACCTCCTCCTCCTTCATCTTCTAAAATTCCATCCGAAATCAGAGACGGAAATAAAACCAACTTCTCTGGTCAAAAGGTCCACTATCCGAACCCACCCGACGCATCAAACCCGGACCCTGCAACACTGAGAGAGCAGTGGAGATTCGCAATCAAGCAGTACAGCAGATGGTACTCTCACGCTTGGGGCACTGCAATTCTCGCGGGTCTATCTTTTTTCGCTCTTGGTTGGATTATTAAAGGCTCAAATCCTTTACCCTCTTTCAAGAATGACGATTCCCCTTCCACTTCTTCTCCTCCTGAAGATGATAATAAAGCTCAAAGATga